In Heterodontus francisci isolate sHetFra1 chromosome 46, sHetFra1.hap1, whole genome shotgun sequence, a single window of DNA contains:
- the selenbp1 gene encoding methanethiol oxidase encodes MAKCGACGPGYRSPLEAMKGAREEIVYVPCIYRNTAVNKPDYLATADVDPKSPTYSQVIHRLSMPNLKDELHHSGWNTCSSCYGNACKKRDRLILPSLISSRIYVVDVGTDPRAPKLHKIVEPTDLFWKCNLANPHTSHCLASGEVMISAMGDPSGNGKGGFILLDDETFEVKGNWEQDGHAAPFGYDFWYQPRHNVMISTEWGAPKVLADGFKIEDVEAGHYGQCLHIWDWTKHTRVQTIDLGKDGAIPLEIRFLHDPAAAEGMVGCALSSSVFRFYKTQKGDWAAEKVITVHSKKVEGWALPEMPGLITDILISLDDRFLYFSNWLHGDIRQYDITDTRKPKMVGQLFIGGSLWKGGPVKVLEDKEMKSQPGILTVKGRRIWGGPQMIQLSLDGKRLYVTTSLYSGWDKQFYPDMIKEGSVMLQIDVDTDKGGLKINENFLVDFGKEPDGPALAHEIRYPGGDCSSDIWL; translated from the exons ATGG CTAAGTGTGGAGCATGTGGTCCCGGATACAGGAGCCCCCTCGAGGCCATGAAAG GCGCACGGGAGGAGATTGTCTACGTGCCCTGTATCTACAGGAACACTGCAGTCAACAAACCAGATTACCTGGCCACGGCGGATGTCGATCCCAAGTCCCCCACCTACTCTCAG GTTATTCATCGCTTGTCAATGCCCAATCTGAAGGACGAGCTGCACCACTCCGGGTGGAACACTTGCAGCAGTTGCTATGGAAACGCATGCAAAAAGCGCGACCGGCTGATCCTGCCGTCCCTGATCTCGTCGAGAATATACGTGGTTGACGTCGGGACGGATCCCCGAGCTCCCAAATTGCATAAG ATTGTGGAGCCAACTGACTTGTTCTGGAAATGTAACCTGGCCAACCCACACACGTCACACTGCCTGGCCAGTGGTGAGGTGATGATCAGTGCCATGGGAGATCCCTCCGGCAACGGCAAAG GCGGCTTTATTCTACTGGACGATGAGACGTTTGAAGTGAAGGGGAACTGGGAGCAGGACGGGCATGCGGCACCCTTCGGCTACGATTTCTGGTATCAGCCCCGGCACAATGTCATGATCAGCACGGAATGGGGTGCGCCTAAAGTCCTTGCCGATGGATTTAAGATTGAAGACGTCGAAGCCG GACACTATGGGCAGTGTCTCCACATTTGGGACTGGACCAAGCACACTCGCGTGCAGACAATCGACCTTGGCAAGGACGGGGCCATCCCACTGGAGATCCGCTTCCTTCATGACCCCGCTGCTGCAGAGGGGATGGTCGGCTGTGCCCTGAGCAGCTCCGTCTTCCGCTTTTACAAGACGCAG AAAGGAGACTGGGCCGCAGAGAAAGTCATTACAGTTCACAGTAAGAAAGTTGAAGGCTGGGCCTTGCCGGAGATGCCAG GTCTCATCACCGACATCCTCATTTCCCTGGACGACCGCTTCCTGTACTTCAGTAACTGGCTCCATGGCGACATCCGGCAGTACGACATCACCGACACCAGGAAACCCAAGATGGTCGGACAG CTATTTATTGGAGGAAGTCTCTGGAAGGGTGGACCAGTGAAGGTTCTGGAAGACAAGGAAATGAAGAGTCAGCCTGGGATCCTCACAGTTAAA GGGAGGAGGATTTGGGGTGGTCCTCAGATGATCCAGTTGAGCTTGGATGGGAAGCGCTTGTACGTCACGACCTCCCTGTACAGTGGATGGGACAAACAATTCTACCCGGACATGATCAA GGAAGGGTCAGTGATGCTGCAGATTGACGTGGATACGGACAAGGGAGGCTTGAAGATCAACGAGAACTTCCTGGTTGACTTTGGGAAGGAACCCGATGGGCCGGCCCTTGCCCACGAAATACGGTACCCCGGTGGTGACTGCAGTTCCGATATTTGGCTGTAG